A genomic window from Candidatus Methylacidiphilum fumarolicum includes:
- a CDS encoding glucan biosynthesis protein D codes for MKKLIFLCTFSLGLFLLFVFFGASKYKTTGKQAKAKENVSFFSRLVKKAKELSFTPYSQPSPVPVQLSNLSYDQWFGISFKDQRGIIPNESRFVIKPFPLGYLFCQPVFLHLITANGEEKNYDFEPSLFDFKNVELGKLPKNLGFSGFRVFYDSKEKGGWLELFSIVGASYFRSLGLGQTWGLSARAIAVNTTGSSKEEFPYFREFWIEEPKKEDRSLSFYALLDGESLTGAFHFLFSPGETSKVEIENYIFLRKTVEKLGIAPLTSMFLQGENSPLLYNPLHPEEHDSDGLSLQLDTGEWIWRPLQNPPFFSSFDFPIRGKLLGFGLMQRDRNFDHYKSLLLHYESRPSAWIVPSQGWEGGHVELVELPSTTETKDNIVCYFVSNTPALSQKQFHYAYTIFWGRDVIAGSEIGRVVSTRYAQLDKTIREYIVDFFIPGFSEGLDPQPILLVGEGAKLIELKIERNSYVNGFRLSFKIQRQEAGPIPLKAYLEAKDFPLTETWDYVDFP; via the coding sequence ATGAAAAAACTAATTTTTCTCTGTACCTTTTCCCTAGGCCTTTTTCTACTCTTTGTTTTCTTTGGTGCTTCTAAATACAAAACCACAGGAAAACAGGCTAAAGCTAAAGAGAATGTTTCTTTTTTCTCTAGGCTTGTAAAGAAAGCAAAAGAACTTTCATTTACACCTTATTCACAGCCTTCACCGGTTCCTGTCCAACTTTCCAATCTCAGTTATGACCAGTGGTTTGGTATTAGTTTTAAAGACCAAAGAGGAATCATTCCCAATGAAAGTCGGTTTGTGATTAAGCCTTTTCCCTTAGGATATCTTTTCTGTCAGCCTGTTTTTCTCCACTTGATTACTGCCAATGGCGAAGAAAAAAACTATGATTTTGAGCCATCACTTTTTGATTTTAAGAATGTGGAGCTGGGGAAATTGCCAAAAAACCTTGGATTTTCTGGCTTTAGAGTATTTTATGATTCGAAAGAAAAAGGGGGATGGTTGGAACTTTTTTCGATTGTTGGGGCCAGCTATTTTCGCAGCTTGGGACTGGGACAGACGTGGGGTCTTTCAGCACGGGCTATTGCTGTCAATACCACAGGAAGCAGTAAAGAAGAATTTCCCTATTTTAGGGAATTTTGGATTGAAGAACCGAAAAAAGAGGATCGGTCCCTTTCTTTTTATGCCTTACTTGATGGAGAAAGTCTTACAGGAGCCTTTCATTTTTTATTTAGTCCAGGCGAAACGAGTAAAGTAGAGATTGAAAATTATATTTTTTTGAGAAAGACAGTGGAAAAATTGGGAATTGCTCCCCTAACGAGCATGTTTCTACAGGGTGAAAATAGTCCACTTCTCTATAATCCTTTGCATCCAGAAGAACACGATTCCGATGGGCTTTCTCTTCAGTTGGATACTGGTGAATGGATTTGGAGACCTTTGCAAAATCCACCCTTCTTTTCTTCCTTTGATTTCCCGATTAGGGGAAAGCTTCTTGGTTTTGGATTGATGCAAAGAGATAGAAACTTCGACCATTATAAATCACTCCTTCTGCATTATGAATCTAGGCCCAGTGCTTGGATTGTCCCTAGTCAAGGATGGGAAGGGGGACATGTGGAACTTGTCGAGCTTCCCTCGACAACAGAAACCAAAGACAACATTGTCTGCTACTTTGTTTCCAACACCCCTGCCCTTTCACAGAAGCAGTTTCACTATGCTTATACGATTTTTTGGGGTAGGGATGTGATAGCTGGCTCGGAGATTGGTCGTGTTGTTTCCACTCGCTATGCACAACTTGACAAAACCATCCGAGAGTATATTGTTGATTTCTTTATTCCAGGATTTTCTGAAGGGTTGGATCCACAGCCTATTCTTCTTGTTGGAGAAGGTGCTAAACTGATTGAACTTAAAATAGAAAGAAATTCATATGTCAATGGGTTTCGGTTATCTTTTAAAATTCAAAGGCAAGAAGCAGGACCCATCCCGCTAAAAGCTTATCTTGAAGCAAAAGACTTTCCTTTGACTGAGACTTGGGATTATGTCGATTTTCCATAA
- a CDS encoding glucan biosynthesis protein, with translation MKAWMLITFFYLAFSFFLPSEGLSQTNLWEEIKIKARGLSNLPFREPRSRLPSWLEKLSYAQWEAIRFDANSSLWREENLPFEIQFYHLGSIFKMPVTIFEVVRGQEKKIEFLEKSFFYGPSIEKKPIERDIGFAGFSVYSSDRQKNEYCMIAKFLGACFFQGLPCGQVPGITARTIAINTGLADGEEFPFFREFWLVKPKKEDSELELYSIVDSPSITQACRFIILSEGFSTVCKIDTQLFFRSSPKKIGIAPLSAMFEYGENGPKVLSDYRPQVHEADGLLIASATGDWTWTPLENPSRLVLKEIAKGQLLGFGLVQRNRLYDHYQDIHRSFQDMPSAWVQLNSGFLEDGRVELVEVPLKDDLNKNILLFWTPSKTPFAGQSLSFSYSISWLRGEVPAEGKLGKVISARVDRTKISQGKTAVLLSFKGESLEENAALGFNPVVHVLSGGELLYATVGWEAQEKTALLEVQIQENGREPLRVEGWLEKKGNKLTERWYQEFFK, from the coding sequence ATGAAAGCCTGGATGTTGATTACTTTTTTTTACCTGGCCTTTTCTTTCTTCCTTCCTTCTGAAGGTTTATCTCAAACGAACTTATGGGAAGAAATCAAAATAAAGGCTAGAGGTCTATCGAATCTACCTTTTCGTGAGCCACGAAGCCGCCTTCCTAGCTGGTTGGAAAAACTCTCCTATGCCCAATGGGAAGCGATCCGATTTGATGCTAATAGCAGTCTTTGGAGAGAAGAAAATCTTCCTTTTGAAATTCAGTTTTATCATTTGGGTTCCATTTTTAAGATGCCTGTTACTATCTTTGAAGTAGTACGTGGCCAGGAAAAGAAAATTGAATTTTTGGAAAAATCTTTTTTTTATGGGCCATCCATAGAGAAAAAGCCGATAGAAAGGGACATCGGTTTTGCTGGCTTTTCAGTTTATAGTTCAGATCGGCAAAAAAATGAATATTGCATGATTGCGAAATTTCTCGGTGCTTGTTTTTTCCAGGGACTCCCTTGTGGGCAAGTCCCAGGAATAACAGCTAGAACAATTGCTATTAATACAGGTTTGGCCGATGGCGAGGAGTTTCCTTTTTTTAGGGAGTTTTGGCTTGTAAAGCCAAAAAAAGAGGATTCTGAGCTCGAACTCTACTCAATTGTGGATTCACCTAGTATCACTCAAGCCTGTCGGTTTATTATTCTATCTGAGGGCTTTTCTACTGTGTGTAAAATTGATACACAACTATTTTTTCGTTCCTCTCCCAAAAAAATTGGGATAGCTCCTCTATCTGCCATGTTTGAGTATGGAGAAAATGGTCCCAAAGTCCTGTCGGATTATAGACCACAGGTTCATGAGGCTGACGGACTACTTATTGCTTCTGCTACTGGAGATTGGACATGGACCCCTTTGGAAAATCCTTCACGGCTGGTTTTAAAGGAAATAGCTAAAGGCCAACTTTTGGGATTTGGATTGGTGCAAAGGAATAGACTTTATGATCATTACCAGGATATCCATAGAAGCTTTCAGGATATGCCCTCTGCGTGGGTACAGTTAAACAGTGGATTTTTAGAAGATGGGAGAGTTGAATTGGTGGAGGTTCCCCTCAAAGATGATTTGAACAAAAATATTCTTCTTTTCTGGACTCCATCTAAAACCCCTTTTGCTGGTCAGTCACTGAGCTTTAGTTATTCAATCAGTTGGCTTAGAGGAGAGGTACCGGCTGAGGGAAAATTGGGCAAAGTTATTTCGGCAAGAGTGGACCGAACGAAAATATCTCAGGGTAAAACAGCTGTTTTACTCAGTTTTAAGGGAGAATCACTGGAAGAGAATGCTGCCTTGGGATTTAATCCAGTGGTTCATGTTCTGTCGGGAGGCGAGCTCCTTTACGCTACTGTTGGATGGGAGGCTCAAGAAAAAACGGCGCTGTTAGAAGTGCAAATCCAGGAAAATGGGAGAGAACCATTGCGAGTAGAAGGTTGGCTTGAAAAAAAAGGGAACAAACTAACCGAAAGGTGGTATCAAGAATTTTTCAAATGA
- a CDS encoding hydrogenase expression/formation C-terminal domain-containing protein, producing the protein MKKKQEKYKKFFDLLSQLKSMFCPGYLRGNLRSFNLISDIIKALYAVLIERKKNIVYDLSVVVQNEIEEFFRILGLGELCIFYSQSGAVFAAQQTLFSGVWWVEKKVSPDKTSSLSVEIGLIPRFVTVEQEERLQNLDLDTMLPSLQSTSVGLQALISSLVRNTNENYLATNEKKIQLNLLPLVPQDKKALFNLLPKTEITIYSQQKQAWVFGTPWKNIWWIEELTDEEINRRELGLLVCEFPYSLFPVSSELRISARRLEKIAAQLKP; encoded by the coding sequence ATGAAAAAAAAGCAAGAGAAGTATAAAAAATTCTTTGATCTTCTATCCCAATTAAAAAGTATGTTTTGTCCTGGATATCTGAGAGGGAATCTTCGCTCTTTTAACTTAATAAGTGATATTATCAAAGCCCTTTATGCAGTCTTAATAGAAAGGAAAAAGAATATCGTTTATGATCTATCAGTTGTAGTTCAAAATGAGATTGAAGAATTTTTCAGGATTCTAGGACTGGGTGAGCTCTGTATTTTTTATTCCCAATCTGGAGCTGTGTTTGCTGCTCAGCAAACCTTGTTTTCCGGAGTCTGGTGGGTAGAAAAGAAAGTAAGCCCTGATAAAACTTCTAGTTTGAGTGTTGAAATCGGATTAATCCCTCGATTTGTAACTGTAGAACAAGAAGAACGTCTGCAAAACTTGGATTTGGACACTATGCTACCATCCCTCCAATCAACGAGCGTAGGATTACAGGCACTCATCAGTTCTTTAGTGAGGAATACTAATGAAAACTATTTGGCTACGAACGAAAAAAAGATTCAATTAAATCTTCTTCCCTTAGTTCCTCAGGATAAAAAAGCATTGTTTAACCTGTTGCCGAAAACTGAAATTACAATTTATTCTCAACAAAAGCAGGCTTGGGTTTTTGGGACTCCATGGAAAAATATTTGGTGGATTGAAGAGCTTACCGATGAGGAAATAAATAGGAGGGAGTTAGGTCTGCTTGTCTGCGAATTTCCTTATTCATTGTTTCCTGTTAGCTCAGAACTTAGAATAAGCGCTCGAAGACTAGAAAAAATTGCTGCTCAGCTAAAACCATAA
- the mdoH gene encoding glucans biosynthesis glucosyltransferase MdoH, with protein MIRQSSWERIALRRRILLLFLVIIPTIIASEFMAEILPYKGSNPLEIAIIILFGILFGWISIGLWTAIAGFLLLVGNKEKVKATRIESISIMAETKVAVLMPIYCEKVERICAGIEAIYRSIEENGKLSFFDFFILSDSDSPDNQIEEEIGWANLCRKVNGIGKIFYRVRRVRLKKKSGNIAEFCRRWAAYYKYLIVLDADSLMGGHTMIRLVEIMESNPSVGLVQTVPKAVGASSLFSRIEQFSSHLLGSMFAAGIHYWQLGDGQYWGHNAIIRTEPFIKYCGLPKLSDRLPFGGEILSHDFVESALLRKSGYSVWLAYELEDSYEELPPTLLDELKRDRRWCQGNLQHLRLIFSKGLFIFNRFLFLNGVMAYGSAVLWGGFLVLTTLESLLHIFIVPNYFPQGLSLFPSWPVFHADWAALLFLFTLLVLLMPKLLGVLLVIWARELEKYGGLKNLLESVFLEILFSTLIAPIKALFHGLFILSAFLGKRVSWGKQIREGAEFSWKDGLYHFFPVTIIGMALGISTYLLNPSSFWWLLPVIFSFLLSIPLAVLSSKISLGKKAKEKGIFMVPVESDPTPVIVALRKALDEKASYVRRGLSIYGFRSAVVDPLIHALHLACVGLSKCKKESMEIKEWKQQLIERSLQNGPESLSSFEKKALLRDPYSLSLLHKKIWTADPPIWKLWVGDSER; from the coding sequence ATGATACGGCAAAGCTCATGGGAAAGGATTGCGCTGAGGCGAAGGATTTTACTACTTTTTCTAGTAATAATTCCTACCATAATAGCCAGTGAGTTCATGGCGGAAATTCTTCCATACAAGGGGTCTAATCCCCTGGAAATAGCTATCATTATTCTTTTTGGAATTCTCTTTGGTTGGATATCAATCGGTTTATGGACGGCGATTGCAGGATTTCTGCTACTTGTTGGAAATAAAGAGAAAGTTAAAGCAACGCGGATTGAATCTATATCTATTATGGCAGAAACCAAAGTGGCTGTCTTAATGCCCATTTATTGTGAAAAAGTTGAAAGGATATGTGCCGGGATCGAAGCCATTTATAGGTCCATAGAAGAAAATGGGAAACTTTCCTTTTTTGATTTTTTTATCCTTAGCGATTCGGATAGTCCAGATAACCAGATCGAAGAGGAGATTGGCTGGGCGAATCTTTGCAGAAAAGTCAACGGCATAGGCAAAATTTTTTATAGGGTAAGAAGAGTACGGTTAAAAAAGAAAAGTGGGAATATCGCTGAATTTTGTAGGCGCTGGGCTGCTTATTACAAATACTTAATCGTTCTGGATGCGGACAGTCTCATGGGAGGGCATACAATGATAAGGCTTGTGGAAATCATGGAATCCAATCCATCTGTTGGATTGGTTCAAACAGTTCCTAAAGCGGTTGGTGCCAGTTCTCTTTTTTCTCGAATAGAACAATTTTCAAGCCATCTTTTGGGTTCCATGTTTGCTGCTGGCATTCATTATTGGCAGCTTGGAGATGGCCAATATTGGGGACATAATGCAATTATCCGGACCGAGCCCTTCATAAAATATTGTGGCTTGCCAAAACTATCTGATAGGCTGCCATTTGGGGGAGAAATCCTCAGCCATGATTTTGTCGAATCGGCCCTTTTGAGAAAATCAGGCTATTCGGTTTGGTTAGCTTATGAGCTTGAGGATAGCTATGAAGAGCTGCCTCCAACCCTTCTTGACGAATTGAAAAGAGACAGGAGGTGGTGTCAAGGCAATCTCCAACATCTTCGACTCATCTTTTCTAAAGGCTTGTTTATCTTTAATCGATTTCTTTTCCTTAATGGGGTGATGGCCTATGGTTCCGCGGTGCTTTGGGGAGGATTTCTAGTGCTTACTACTCTAGAAAGCCTGCTTCATATTTTTATCGTTCCAAACTACTTCCCTCAAGGGTTAAGCCTTTTCCCTAGTTGGCCTGTGTTTCATGCTGATTGGGCAGCGCTGCTTTTTCTGTTTACTCTTTTGGTATTATTAATGCCGAAGCTCTTAGGGGTGCTTCTTGTGATTTGGGCTAGGGAATTGGAAAAATATGGGGGGCTAAAAAATCTTCTAGAAAGTGTATTCCTAGAAATTCTGTTTTCGACCTTGATTGCACCTATCAAAGCACTTTTCCATGGACTTTTTATTTTGTCTGCTTTCTTGGGAAAAAGGGTCAGCTGGGGCAAACAGATACGGGAAGGAGCTGAATTTTCTTGGAAAGATGGATTGTATCACTTTTTCCCTGTGACTATTATTGGCATGGCTCTTGGGATTAGTACCTACCTATTAAATCCTTCAAGTTTCTGGTGGCTTTTACCTGTTATTTTTTCTTTTTTGCTTTCCATTCCTCTAGCTGTGCTTTCCAGTAAGATCTCTTTAGGAAAGAAGGCAAAAGAAAAAGGGATCTTTATGGTTCCGGTCGAGTCAGATCCAACCCCTGTGATTGTTGCCTTAAGAAAAGCGCTGGACGAAAAGGCTTCTTATGTAAGAAGAGGACTTTCAATTTATGGCTTTAGATCTGCAGTCGTTGATCCGTTGATCCATGCCCTGCATTTAGCCTGCGTTGGTTTGTCAAAATGCAAAAAGGAGTCTATGGAGATTAAGGAATGGAAACAACAATTAATTGAACGCTCACTTCAAAATGGCCCTGAGTCCTTATCCTCTTTCGAAAAAAAAGCGCTCTTAAGAGATCCCTATAGCTTGAGCCTTCTTCATAAGAAAATATGGACTGCCGATCCACCCATCTGGAAGCTCTGGGTGGGAGATTCCGAAAGGTAG
- a CDS encoding Mut7-C ubiquitin/RNAse domain-containing protein: MYWATWFGLSMMKNAESVSMAADDAAKELELTFRFYSLLNDFLPVWKRQKEIKKAFGKHTTLKDAIESFGVPHTEIGLILCNSLPATFEQKVIDGALVSVFPHFKTIDVGKLAPILFERPKQFKFILDVHLGTLARYLRLLGFDTLYNNSYSDEQLADIAYAEERILLTRDPGLLKRKKVKQGYFVRAIEPRLQAIEILREFHLKEKLHPFGRCLRCNGLLQSVNKIEIKNVVPPKVSETQSSFLKCQRCGRIYWPGSHYHRMKALVLWLKLHAY, from the coding sequence ATGTACTGGGCAACTTGGTTCGGATTGTCAATGATGAAAAATGCTGAGTCTGTCTCAATGGCAGCAGATGATGCGGCCAAGGAATTAGAATTGACCTTTCGCTTTTATTCTTTGCTGAATGATTTTCTTCCAGTCTGGAAAAGACAAAAAGAAATAAAAAAAGCCTTTGGCAAACATACCACTTTAAAAGATGCCATTGAGTCTTTTGGAGTGCCCCATACCGAAATTGGACTCATCCTCTGTAATAGTCTTCCTGCTACTTTCGAACAAAAAGTTATAGATGGTGCTCTTGTGAGCGTTTTTCCCCATTTTAAAACGATCGACGTTGGAAAATTAGCTCCAATTCTTTTTGAAAGGCCAAAGCAATTTAAATTCATTCTTGATGTGCACTTAGGGACCCTAGCTCGATATTTGCGACTACTTGGCTTTGATACGCTCTACAACAATAGCTATTCTGATGAGCAACTGGCAGATATTGCCTATGCAGAGGAAAGAATTTTATTGACGAGAGATCCTGGGCTTTTGAAAAGAAAAAAAGTCAAGCAAGGCTATTTTGTCCGAGCCATTGAACCCAGACTGCAAGCTATAGAAATTTTAAGGGAATTCCATTTAAAAGAAAAACTTCATCCTTTTGGAAGGTGCCTCCGCTGTAATGGCCTACTTCAATCTGTAAACAAAATAGAAATTAAAAATGTTGTTCCTCCAAAAGTCTCTGAAACACAAAGTTCATTTCTAAAATGTCAACGTTGTGGTAGAATTTATTGGCCAGGTAGCCATTATCATAGGATGAAGGCACTAGTTCTTTGGCTTAAGCTCCATGCTTACTAA
- the hypA gene encoding hydrogenase maturation nickel metallochaperone HypA gives MHELSLCESLVSLLEEKALELGFHKVKKIVLKTGPLALIEPEAMKFSFSIASKGTIAEGAELHIEEILVKAYCLSCQKEGFVGKIGESCPNCEGVMILSEEGKELTVDSIEVE, from the coding sequence ATGCATGAACTCTCCCTGTGCGAATCATTGGTTTCTTTGCTTGAAGAAAAGGCTCTGGAATTAGGATTTCATAAGGTCAAAAAAATTGTCTTAAAGACAGGTCCCTTAGCCCTTATTGAACCAGAAGCGATGAAGTTTTCCTTTTCGATTGCTTCTAAAGGAACAATTGCCGAAGGAGCCGAACTTCATATTGAAGAAATTCTTGTCAAAGCTTACTGCTTAAGTTGTCAAAAGGAAGGATTTGTAGGAAAAATTGGCGAGAGCTGTCCTAACTGTGAGGGAGTCATGATCCTATCCGAAGAGGGCAAAGAATTAACAGTAGATAGTATAGAGGTGGAATAA
- a CDS encoding hydrogenase maturation protease, producing the protein MAIAIIGCGQLLRKDDGLGPELIRRLASLHPPLPVKLIDYGTSGFSLLDDLEEYDSLIVIDGLMSGSTPGTIFMVGGEQLEKLLETGPYADLHSFRWDDALKWGKWLYKERFPKNIKIYLVEVKEVGYGIGLSEPVKEAIERLVEMFKKEFSSGENEIS; encoded by the coding sequence ATGGCTATTGCGATTATTGGTTGCGGTCAATTGCTTAGAAAAGATGATGGGCTTGGACCTGAGTTGATTCGAAGGCTTGCTTCATTGCATCCACCGCTGCCAGTAAAACTCATTGATTATGGAACATCGGGCTTTTCGCTCTTAGATGATTTGGAGGAATACGATTCTTTAATTGTGATCGATGGACTAATGAGTGGATCTACCCCTGGAACTATTTTTATGGTTGGAGGGGAGCAGCTTGAAAAGTTGTTAGAGACAGGTCCCTATGCCGATCTGCATTCTTTCCGCTGGGATGATGCCTTGAAATGGGGTAAATGGCTCTATAAGGAAAGGTTCCCTAAAAATATCAAAATCTATTTGGTTGAGGTTAAAGAGGTGGGCTATGGGATCGGTCTTTCAGAACCAGTAAAAGAAGCAATTGAGAGACTTGTAGAAATGTTCAAAAAAGAGTTTAGTTCAGGAGAAAACGAGATTAGCTAA
- a CDS encoding M48 family metallopeptidase, with protein MFILGQSFVWSVVLIASAELAWDYWLSSRQLKYLSKKKTSQNSSFFNHTSFASLSSSSDSYLYANQKIKLAQLRSVFFYLLFLFWIPFGGLRMFEEFWKIFPFPKIWSGCCFLISILWLEDTLRTLFSAIRTFGIESRFGFNRTTPILFLFDQVGHWILSLFFLCPLFLLFLWIKELSSLWWLYCWAIWIILLFLIEWMLPVWIIPLFYRLKPLEDKDLKDKIEKVFKKNGFPIHQIFVMEGSKRSLHSNAFLTGFGKHRRIILYDTLTNQLDREELIAVLFHELAHYRLGHLWKSRLITLLGGLVMFLFLNLLDTHKTWIAAFSLDPNWSPSTFGLAIVLMPLFLYPLEPLKNWLLRKAEKESDAFAALKWAAEPLIEALKKIVSTNYLTYDSDPLYSMFYESHPSVFERIRWIEKISIHREEPPAIPCQH; from the coding sequence ATGTTTATCCTTGGGCAAAGTTTTGTTTGGTCGGTTGTTCTTATTGCCAGTGCCGAACTCGCTTGGGACTACTGGCTAAGCAGCAGACAACTCAAATATCTTTCGAAAAAAAAGACTTCACAGAACTCCTCCTTCTTCAACCATACTTCTTTTGCCTCTTTGAGTTCCTCATCCGATTCTTACCTTTATGCCAACCAAAAAATCAAATTGGCGCAACTTCGTTCTGTCTTTTTCTATCTTTTGTTCCTTTTTTGGATTCCTTTTGGAGGACTGAGAATGTTTGAAGAATTTTGGAAGATTTTTCCTTTTCCAAAGATCTGGTCAGGCTGCTGTTTTTTGATCTCCATCCTCTGGCTGGAAGATACCCTAAGAACACTATTTTCTGCCATTAGAACTTTTGGGATTGAATCTCGATTTGGATTCAATCGAACTACCCCAATTTTATTCCTTTTTGATCAGGTTGGCCATTGGATTCTCTCCCTTTTCTTCTTATGCCCACTTTTTCTATTATTTCTCTGGATAAAAGAATTATCTTCCTTGTGGTGGCTATACTGTTGGGCCATTTGGATTATACTCCTTTTTCTTATAGAATGGATGCTTCCTGTGTGGATAATTCCCCTTTTCTACCGTTTAAAGCCCTTGGAAGATAAAGATTTAAAAGATAAAATAGAAAAAGTATTCAAAAAAAATGGTTTTCCCATCCATCAGATCTTTGTTATGGAAGGAAGCAAACGCTCCCTCCACAGCAACGCTTTTTTGACAGGTTTCGGGAAACACCGCCGCATTATACTCTACGACACGTTGACCAATCAATTAGACCGGGAGGAACTTATCGCAGTACTTTTCCATGAATTAGCTCATTACCGGCTAGGTCATCTCTGGAAAAGCCGACTTATAACCCTTTTGGGAGGATTGGTCATGTTTCTTTTCCTTAACCTACTTGATACCCATAAAACCTGGATAGCTGCATTTAGCCTGGATCCAAACTGGTCTCCCTCCACTTTTGGACTGGCAATCGTGCTCATGCCTCTTTTCCTCTATCCGCTAGAACCTTTAAAAAACTGGCTTTTGAGAAAGGCTGAAAAAGAATCAGATGCCTTCGCTGCCTTGAAATGGGCCGCGGAACCACTTATCGAGGCACTGAAAAAAATCGTTTCTACAAATTACTTAACTTACGATTCTGATCCACTCTATTCCATGTTCTACGAAAGCCATCCATCTGTTTTCGAAAGAATCCGATGGATCGAAAAAATCTCCATTCACCGCGAAGAGCCTCCAGCCATTCCTTGTCAACACTAA
- a CDS encoding DsbA family protein: protein MMIWKTLPDYLIREAISVQEREEAFLWNFIKEKNKPLEVEGGVAFLAMDKIFFLFLFCFFTIVALLWGHPAGTLSNGERASAEGPGKYLFPLVGDWIKGPVRAPAFLIEYVDFQCPVCKRYNEINKQLLKDYQGRLLIIYRHKPSPTHPYSFIAALSAEAAGKEGCFWQMTDLLFEKQDEWANAQDPWKLFRQYAQSLNIDDEHFLRNLKDPQLQKKIYKDIQSSLALGATTIPSFFLNAERIPNPQSYEDFKILIEASLIKSKKTQVHEHADIRVVLDGKPVDFSLPKFQSKYGQELDPYVHLHHGNGKVLHKHKNGINLGYFFKTLGMDFGKDHFTLDTGKRFEPSGNKVLLLFVNGRKEPLMDAYEPKDLDRILLYFGPNSEELIAKELALVSDEACIYSLKCPQRGMPPEEECTGQLGSDCQ, encoded by the coding sequence ATGATGATCTGGAAAACGCTGCCAGATTATTTAATAAGGGAGGCAATTTCGGTCCAGGAGCGGGAGGAGGCGTTCCTTTGGAATTTCATCAAAGAAAAAAATAAGCCTTTAGAAGTTGAGGGTGGAGTAGCTTTTTTAGCTATGGATAAGATATTTTTCCTTTTTTTATTTTGTTTTTTTACCATTGTAGCGTTGCTTTGGGGACATCCAGCCGGAACTCTTTCTAATGGAGAGAGAGCCAGCGCCGAAGGTCCAGGAAAATACTTGTTTCCCTTAGTAGGAGATTGGATAAAGGGTCCTGTTCGGGCGCCTGCTTTTTTGATCGAATATGTCGACTTTCAATGCCCCGTTTGTAAAAGATATAATGAAATCAACAAGCAACTTTTGAAAGATTATCAGGGAAGGCTATTAATCATTTATAGACATAAACCTTCTCCTACGCATCCTTACAGTTTTATAGCTGCATTAAGCGCTGAAGCCGCTGGCAAAGAAGGATGTTTTTGGCAAATGACTGATCTACTTTTTGAAAAACAGGATGAATGGGCTAATGCCCAAGATCCATGGAAATTATTTAGACAATATGCTCAATCCTTAAACATAGACGACGAACACTTTTTAAGGAACTTGAAAGATCCACAGCTGCAAAAGAAAATCTATAAGGATATCCAGAGTTCTCTTGCTTTAGGAGCGACGACGATTCCCTCTTTTTTCTTGAACGCTGAAAGGATTCCAAATCCTCAGTCATACGAAGATTTTAAAATACTCATTGAGGCTTCTCTTATTAAATCTAAAAAGACGCAAGTTCATGAGCATGCTGATATTCGAGTGGTGCTTGATGGGAAGCCAGTGGATTTTTCTTTGCCTAAATTTCAGTCGAAATACGGTCAGGAGCTTGATCCCTATGTCCATTTGCATCATGGTAATGGGAAGGTGCTCCATAAACATAAAAATGGGATCAACCTCGGGTATTTTTTTAAAACCCTTGGCATGGATTTTGGAAAAGATCATTTTACCTTGGATACAGGAAAGAGATTTGAGCCCAGTGGCAATAAAGTTCTCCTCCTTTTTGTCAATGGTCGAAAAGAGCCCTTAATGGATGCTTATGAACCTAAGGATCTTGACAGAATCCTTCTCTATTTTGGACCAAACTCTGAGGAACTGATTGCTAAGGAATTGGCTCTTGTGAGTGATGAGGCCTGCATCTATTCTTTAAAATGCCCACAACGAGGAATGCCTCCAGAAGAAGAATGTACTGGGCAACTTGGTTCGGATTGTCAATGA